One window from the genome of Roseisolibacter agri encodes:
- a CDS encoding prephenate dehydratase domain-containing protein: protein MTSSPRVAFQGAPGAFGEEAVLRWRADAQPEPRGTFAAVLDAVVHGEADAAVLPVENRIAGLVAEARAALGERATLLRVVGEVTQPIALCLLALPGATTATVRVVRSHPVALAQCGAFLRAHPDLVAEPWWDTAGAARDVARAGDPAVGALASRLAAERWGLVVLAAEVQDLADNWTRFVVVTRRAERADASDAASGEILPGAPGAGG from the coding sequence ATGACCTCCTCTCCCCGCGTCGCCTTCCAGGGTGCTCCCGGCGCCTTCGGCGAGGAGGCCGTGCTGCGCTGGCGCGCCGACGCGCAGCCCGAGCCGCGCGGGACGTTCGCGGCCGTGCTGGACGCCGTGGTGCACGGCGAGGCGGATGCGGCCGTGCTCCCGGTCGAGAACCGGATCGCCGGGCTGGTGGCCGAGGCGCGCGCGGCGCTGGGCGAGCGGGCGACGCTGCTGCGCGTCGTCGGCGAGGTCACGCAGCCGATCGCCCTCTGCCTGCTGGCGCTGCCGGGGGCGACGACGGCGACGGTGCGCGTGGTGCGCAGCCATCCCGTCGCGCTCGCGCAGTGCGGCGCCTTCCTGCGCGCGCACCCCGATCTGGTGGCCGAGCCGTGGTGGGACACCGCGGGCGCCGCGCGCGACGTCGCGCGCGCGGGCGATCCGGCGGTGGGGGCGCTCGCGTCGCGGCTGGCGGCGGAGCGCTGGGGGCTGGTCGTGCTGGCGGCCGAGGTCCAGGACCTGGCCGACAACTGGACGCGGTTCGTGGTGGTGACGCGCCGCGCGGAGCGCGCGGACGCGTCGGATGCAGCTTCGGGTGAGATCCTACCAGGCGCGCCCGGCGCGGGCGGCTGA